In Pseudomonas oryzicola, one DNA window encodes the following:
- the asnB gene encoding asparagine synthase (glutamine-hydrolyzing) — translation MCGYIGVFSKQPRVFNPNMFDAALRAIHHRGPDSSSQWFDPQGQAAFGYVRLGLVGLGNGTQPIVADEGDLVMMVNGEFYDYQRIRQELESVGCRFKTSSDSEIAMHLYRRHGVRGLKQLRGEFTILIFDRLRKQLFAVRDRVGVKPLYYTEHEGAWYFASEVKALLAAGVPAQWDHEAYANRGFILRDRTVFKNIRSVKPGCWIIADSSGLQTEQYWDWDFPTADTPTGNQSEAQMIESLRNTIEESVRLRLHADVPVGVCLSGGLDSSAMLGIATEMTGRSLEAFHLSFEGSEGFDERHYAEIAAQHNRANLHVLSVDSSDMADNFENALWHAEMPFANAHSVAKYMLCKFVQKQGMRAVLTGEGADEVFGGYPHYRRDMVLYNHEHQDMAVIATLAKRLHESENRYLPGGASSVDWVHNELGHGVSWLETQAALFGPLAHLYSDDFRERFRDVDAYRQFYERLSPRALTGWEPINRSLYMVAKSSLANVVLTSLGDRMEMAGSLEGRPPLLDHQVIEAACRLPVSMKVRGATEKYALREAMRPYVPQAVYDRRKQYFRAPPAAQSPQSKLYEMIHDVLNGPALSQVPFFDPVKVRGLLARLPSLTVAQRASADNLLMEIAGLCLMQKRFALN, via the coding sequence ATGTGCGGATACATTGGCGTCTTCTCCAAGCAACCTCGCGTGTTCAATCCGAACATGTTCGATGCCGCCCTGCGCGCCATCCATCACCGCGGCCCGGATAGTTCGAGCCAGTGGTTCGACCCGCAAGGACAAGCCGCTTTCGGTTATGTGCGACTAGGCTTGGTCGGCCTGGGGAACGGAACTCAACCAATTGTCGCCGACGAAGGCGACCTGGTGATGATGGTCAACGGCGAGTTCTACGACTACCAACGCATTCGCCAGGAACTGGAAAGCGTCGGCTGCCGCTTCAAGACATCGTCGGACAGTGAAATCGCCATGCACCTGTACCGTCGCCACGGTGTGCGCGGCCTCAAGCAACTGCGCGGTGAGTTCACCATTCTGATCTTCGATCGCCTGCGCAAGCAACTGTTTGCCGTGCGCGACCGCGTCGGGGTCAAACCGCTGTATTACACCGAGCACGAAGGCGCCTGGTATTTCGCCTCTGAAGTCAAAGCCTTGCTCGCCGCCGGTGTTCCGGCGCAATGGGACCATGAGGCCTACGCCAACCGCGGCTTCATCCTGCGTGACCGCACTGTGTTCAAGAACATCCGCAGCGTGAAACCGGGTTGCTGGATCATCGCTGACAGCAGCGGTCTGCAGACCGAACAGTACTGGGACTGGGATTTCCCGACAGCCGACACGCCTACCGGCAACCAGTCCGAAGCCCAGATGATCGAGTCCCTGCGCAACACCATCGAAGAGTCCGTGCGGCTGCGCCTGCATGCTGACGTCCCCGTGGGCGTGTGCCTGAGCGGTGGCCTGGATTCCTCGGCCATGCTGGGGATCGCCACGGAGATGACGGGACGCTCCCTGGAAGCCTTTCACCTGTCGTTCGAAGGCTCCGAAGGGTTCGACGAACGCCACTACGCGGAGATTGCCGCCCAGCACAATCGGGCCAACCTGCACGTACTCTCGGTTGATTCCTCGGACATGGCCGACAACTTCGAGAATGCCCTATGGCATGCGGAAATGCCATTTGCCAACGCCCACAGCGTGGCCAAGTACATGCTGTGCAAGTTCGTGCAGAAGCAAGGCATGCGTGCCGTGCTGACTGGCGAAGGTGCCGACGAAGTGTTCGGCGGCTACCCTCATTACCGCCGTGACATGGTGTTGTACAACCATGAGCATCAGGACATGGCCGTCATCGCCACATTGGCCAAACGCCTGCATGAAAGCGAAAACCGCTACCTGCCGGGCGGTGCCAGCAGCGTCGACTGGGTGCACAACGAGCTTGGCCACGGTGTGTCCTGGCTCGAAACCCAGGCCGCGCTGTTCGGCCCTCTGGCGCACCTGTACAGCGACGACTTCCGTGAGCGTTTCCGCGACGTGGATGCCTATCGCCAGTTCTATGAGCGCCTGAGCCCGCGAGCGCTCACTGGCTGGGAGCCGATTAACCGTTCGCTGTACATGGTCGCCAAGTCCAGCCTGGCGAACGTGGTCCTGACGTCCCTGGGCGATCGCATGGAAATGGCCGGCAGCCTGGAAGGCCGCCCGCCACTGCTCGATCACCAGGTGATTGAAGCGGCATGCCGCCTTCCTGTTTCGATGAAAGTCCGTGGGGCCACCGAAAAGTACGCCCTGCGCGAAGCCATGCGGCCGTATGTGCCACAGGCGGTGTACGACCGTAGAAAACAGTACTTCCGTGCGCCACCTGCCGCCCAGAGCCCGCAATCGAAGCTCTACGAAATGATCCACGATGTGTTGAACGGTCCGGCATTGAGCCAGGTTCCGTTCTTCGACCCAGTCAAGGTTCGTGGGCTGCTGGCCAGGCTGCCTTCGCTGACCGTGGCGCAACGCGCCTCGGCAGATAACCTGCTGATGGAAATCGCCGGGCTGTGCCTGATGCAGAAACGGTTCGCTTTGAACTGA
- a CDS encoding crotonase/enoyl-CoA hydratase family protein — translation MSVNRYLDVRVEGAVLLVGLNRPQKRNAMSLEVMHELRETFSNIPEGVGAAVLYSTSQHFCTGLDLSEIRDLSVIDSVHSFRQWHATFDLIQFGKVPVIAAISGAAIGGGLEIATACSLRVVDDSAFFSLPEGMRGLYVGVGASVRFPRIAGVALMTDMMLTGRTLYAQESYERGIAQYLVPTGQALEKAIELANKVASNLPMTNYAVTHVLPRIVDQSQQDGLVTEALIAAVVSSDARTQDRLADFLDRKNNKIQIAPAS, via the coding sequence ATGAGTGTCAACAGATACTTGGATGTCAGAGTAGAAGGCGCTGTCTTGTTGGTGGGCCTGAATCGGCCACAAAAACGTAACGCGATGTCTCTGGAGGTCATGCACGAGTTGCGTGAAACCTTCTCCAACATTCCTGAAGGCGTAGGGGCTGCGGTGCTCTACAGTACCAGCCAGCACTTCTGCACCGGCCTGGATCTGTCGGAAATCCGTGATCTGTCGGTCATCGATAGTGTGCACTCCTTCCGCCAATGGCATGCGACGTTCGACCTGATTCAATTCGGTAAGGTCCCCGTGATCGCGGCCATTTCAGGCGCGGCCATCGGCGGCGGGCTGGAAATCGCCACGGCTTGCAGCCTGCGCGTAGTGGATGACAGCGCGTTCTTCTCATTGCCTGAGGGCATGCGCGGGTTGTACGTGGGAGTGGGTGCCTCAGTGCGCTTCCCGCGGATTGCCGGTGTCGCCCTGATGACCGACATGATGCTCACGGGGCGCACTTTGTATGCCCAGGAAAGCTATGAACGCGGCATCGCCCAATACCTGGTGCCCACCGGGCAGGCGTTGGAAAAAGCCATCGAACTGGCGAACAAGGTGGCCAGCAATCTGCCCATGACCAATTACGCAGTCACCCACGTGTTGCCAAGAATTGTCGATCAGAGCCAACAGGATGGTCTGGTCACCGAGGCACTGATTGCCGCGGTGGTGTCGTCCGATGCCCGCACCCAGGATCGTCTAGCAGACTTCCTCGACCGCAAGAACAACAAGATCCAGATCGCGCCTGCCTCGTAA
- a CDS encoding AraC family transcriptional regulator, whose translation MNSKLPLDPYQHGSPEAVVSLREYPSGTVFARHTHNRGQFAYAATGAMKMFTDLGNWVVPPQRALWVPAGVPHEMHMRGDVTMLNTYLDAGAANRAGLPEHCQVFGVSPLLRHLFEAALAIDPSEAVTLRNQCVLTLLVDEISAMPQLPLSAPLPSEPRLARSCQRFLDAPTQKISISEMANWSSMSRRTFTRNFREETGMSFVSWRQQVCLLEATSRLSNGSSITEVAIDLGYSSPSAFTSVFRRNLGDSPGRYLAKSKGASMF comes from the coding sequence ATGAACTCCAAACTGCCACTAGACCCCTATCAGCACGGCAGCCCCGAAGCCGTGGTGAGCCTGCGCGAGTACCCGTCAGGTACCGTCTTTGCGCGGCATACCCATAATCGCGGGCAATTCGCCTATGCTGCGACCGGGGCGATGAAGATGTTCACCGACCTGGGAAACTGGGTCGTTCCACCTCAACGGGCCCTGTGGGTTCCGGCCGGGGTGCCCCACGAGATGCACATGCGTGGCGACGTGACCATGCTCAACACCTATCTGGATGCCGGCGCCGCCAACCGTGCCGGTTTGCCTGAGCACTGCCAGGTGTTCGGTGTCTCGCCGCTGCTGCGGCATTTGTTCGAAGCCGCGCTGGCGATCGATCCGAGCGAAGCCGTGACGCTACGCAACCAGTGTGTGCTGACGCTGCTGGTAGATGAAATCAGTGCCATGCCGCAGCTTCCGCTGAGCGCGCCACTGCCCTCGGAACCACGGTTGGCCCGTTCGTGCCAGCGGTTTCTCGACGCACCGACACAGAAAATCTCCATCAGTGAAATGGCCAACTGGTCGAGCATGAGTCGGCGCACCTTCACGCGGAATTTCCGCGAAGAGACTGGCATGAGTTTCGTGTCATGGCGTCAGCAGGTGTGCCTGCTCGAGGCGACATCGCGGCTGAGCAACGGTTCATCGATCACCGAAGTGGCGATCGATCTGGGGTATAGCAGCCCGAGTGCGTTCACCTCGGTATTTCGCCGCAACCTCGGCGATTCGCCGGGGCGTTACCTAGCCAAGTCAAAGGGGGCCTCGATGTTCTGA
- a CDS encoding amidase family protein: MKTMSETIEALAQGATNALQLVRAALRKNEETEHVFTSLLETPALSAAQASLARWRQGRPLSVVDGIPLAVKDLVDVAGSRTTAGSITRDELAPATRDAPVVARLRAAGMVLLGKTNLSEFAYSGLGLNPHYGTPTADFKQVETRAPGGSSSGSAIAVQRGIVCVAIGTDTAGSIRVPAAFNGLVGFKGSSGRYDMTGIHPLAMTFDSLGCFAHSVQDCMTLDRLMRGAPESDDDPVDLNGVLFVVETRIIQDPELQPAVRANFHAVVDRLERAGAQLQYRELAAVSRTREIIKRLGWLGAIEAWRLLGSIVESPQGALLDRRVRKRLLASKALPASTESELRRVREELMHDIREELDGAVLLMPTVKHVAPPLAALEADDELFATTNLQTLAYTMIGSFLDMPGVAIPSGSDPQGLPTSILISAPQGQDDEVLRVGLAVEKLTGTQSTKPFSSL; this comes from the coding sequence ATGAAAACGATGAGCGAGACAATTGAAGCCTTGGCGCAGGGCGCGACCAACGCTCTGCAACTGGTTCGTGCGGCGCTGCGCAAGAATGAGGAGACTGAGCATGTGTTCACCTCCCTGCTTGAGACCCCAGCCCTTTCAGCGGCGCAGGCATCCCTGGCGCGTTGGCGGCAGGGCCGGCCGCTGAGTGTTGTGGATGGCATTCCACTGGCGGTGAAGGACCTCGTCGATGTGGCCGGCAGCCGTACCACGGCCGGCTCCATTACCCGCGACGAGCTGGCGCCTGCGACCCGGGATGCTCCGGTCGTCGCCCGACTGCGCGCCGCAGGCATGGTCCTGCTCGGCAAGACCAACCTCAGCGAGTTTGCCTATTCGGGCCTAGGGCTGAACCCGCATTACGGTACGCCTACGGCAGACTTCAAGCAGGTCGAGACGCGGGCGCCCGGCGGGTCTTCGTCCGGGTCGGCGATTGCGGTGCAACGCGGTATTGTCTGCGTGGCCATCGGCACCGACACGGCCGGCTCGATTCGGGTTCCTGCCGCGTTCAATGGCCTGGTTGGGTTCAAGGGCTCCAGCGGGCGATACGATATGACCGGGATTCATCCGCTGGCGATGACTTTCGACAGCCTCGGCTGTTTTGCCCACAGCGTGCAGGACTGCATGACGCTGGATCGCCTGATGCGCGGCGCGCCTGAATCCGACGATGACCCGGTCGACCTCAACGGTGTCCTTTTTGTGGTAGAGACCCGGATAATCCAGGACCCAGAACTCCAGCCCGCGGTCCGCGCGAATTTCCACGCCGTCGTGGACCGCCTCGAACGCGCCGGGGCACAACTGCAATACCGTGAACTGGCCGCGGTCAGCCGCACTCGCGAAATTATCAAGCGCCTGGGCTGGCTAGGGGCGATAGAGGCCTGGCGTTTGCTGGGGAGCATTGTCGAGAGCCCGCAGGGAGCACTTCTGGATCGTCGTGTACGCAAGCGTCTGCTGGCCTCCAAGGCACTGCCCGCCAGCACTGAAAGCGAGCTTCGTCGCGTGCGGGAGGAGTTGATGCACGACATTCGGGAAGAACTCGACGGCGCCGTTTTACTGATGCCCACTGTCAAGCATGTCGCTCCACCCCTAGCCGCGCTGGAAGCGGATGATGAGCTGTTCGCCACGACGAACCTGCAAACCCTGGCCTACACCATGATCGGCAGTTTTCTCGACATGCCAGGCGTGGCCATTCCCAGCGGAAGCGACCCGCAGGGGCTGCCGACTTCGATCCTGATCTCCGCTCCCCAGGGCCAGGACGATGAGGTACTGCGTGTCGGGCTGGCTGTCGAGAAATTGACTGGAACGCAATCAACCAAGCCTTTTTCGTCGCTCTGA
- the greB gene encoding transcription elongation factor GreB yields MATNLITEAGYQSLKDELDWLWREERPEITRKVTWAASLGDRSENADYQYNKKRLREIDRRVRYLRKRIEDLRVVPYSPTQEGKVFFGAWVTIINEEDTSKKFRIVGADEIYDRKDFISIDSPMARACIGKCAGDEIVVRTPTGDAYWEVTEIEYSEAEDAPRFIKP; encoded by the coding sequence ATGGCTACCAATCTCATTACTGAAGCTGGCTATCAGTCCTTGAAGGATGAACTAGATTGGCTCTGGCGCGAAGAGCGGCCGGAGATCACCAGAAAAGTAACCTGGGCCGCATCTTTGGGCGACAGAAGTGAAAATGCTGACTACCAGTACAATAAAAAGAGGCTAAGGGAAATAGACCGGCGCGTAAGATACCTCCGTAAGCGTATCGAAGATCTTCGGGTAGTTCCTTATTCTCCTACTCAGGAAGGCAAGGTATTTTTTGGGGCCTGGGTAACTATTATCAACGAGGAAGACACCAGCAAGAAATTCCGCATTGTAGGTGCTGATGAGATTTACGACAGGAAGGACTTTATCTCAATCGACTCCCCGATGGCACGCGCATGCATTGGTAAGTGTGCAGGTGATGAGATTGTTGTACGGACTCCCACTGGCGATGCCTACTGGGAAGTCACCGAAATTGAATACAGTGAGGCGGAAGACGCACCCCGGTTCATCAAACCCTGA
- a CDS encoding DoxX family protein gives MNNITLNALFSTRAGAGLSIIRILVGIIFMAHGAQKLFGLFGGYGLEGTGQWMESIGLAPGYLMALLSGSAEFFGGLALVIGLLARPAALALTVTLVVAIFSVHIGNGLFMSNNGYEFALALLAGTVAVLIEGAGRFSLDRLIAR, from the coding sequence ATGAACAACATCACCCTCAACGCTCTGTTCTCCACCCGTGCCGGTGCAGGCCTCAGCATCATCCGCATCCTGGTCGGCATCATCTTCATGGCGCACGGTGCGCAGAAACTGTTTGGCCTGTTCGGCGGCTATGGCCTGGAGGGCACTGGCCAGTGGATGGAAAGCATTGGCCTGGCCCCGGGTTACCTGATGGCCTTGCTCTCCGGTAGTGCCGAGTTCTTCGGCGGCCTGGCCCTGGTGATTGGCCTGCTGGCCCGCCCGGCAGCCCTGGCGCTGACCGTGACCCTGGTGGTGGCGATCTTCTCGGTGCACATCGGTAATGGCCTGTTCATGTCCAACAACGGCTATGAGTTTGCCCTGGCATTGCTGGCCGGCACCGTCGCGGTGCTGATCGAAGGCGCTGGCCGCTTCTCGCTGGACCGCCTGATCGCTCGGTAA
- a CDS encoding transglycosylase SLT domain-containing protein produces MPRCWLILLVTFGLALTGPAHARLPGPQQNTPPAKVRDLQQIRSSQVLRVLVNQSRNSSGEVKGEPVGIEYYRLRALEHYLNARAADDQEIQLKLIPRAKEQLLGALARGEGDLAVPGELLDPSMVRGVSSSAPVLDQVPLVLVGRKGERSFSHVEQLSGRTVALTSASAAGPLIQQLNQQLALRKRAPIKVEWVDATLAVEDVLEMVQAGIYHLTVIEQPIARRWARVMPRLRLDSRVQLGPPQAMRWYVGRDAPQLLATVDRFLQGYRAPDNQDAAFERIYRRQYRVHNPLASKDRQRLNALRPVLQKHAEAQQIDWLNLAALAFKESTLNPTARGTGGAHGLMQITPSAAQRVGVSNTATVDGNVQASARYLALIRRKFFASARINERERMAFVLAAYNLGPERVQAMRAEARRRGLNGNQWFFQTERIAMEQVGMGPVNFVNSVNKYFVAFNRERAGLERVAKR; encoded by the coding sequence ATGCCGCGATGCTGGCTCATTCTACTGGTGACGTTCGGTCTGGCCCTGACGGGGCCAGCGCACGCGCGTCTGCCGGGACCACAGCAGAACACCCCGCCGGCCAAGGTCCGTGACTTGCAGCAGATTCGCAGCAGCCAGGTGCTGCGGGTGCTGGTCAACCAGAGCCGCAACAGCTCTGGTGAGGTCAAGGGCGAGCCGGTCGGCATCGAATACTATCGCCTGCGAGCCCTGGAGCATTACCTCAATGCCCGTGCCGCCGACGATCAGGAGATCCAGCTCAAGTTGATCCCCCGTGCCAAGGAGCAACTGCTGGGCGCCTTGGCGCGTGGCGAGGGAGACCTGGCGGTACCGGGCGAACTGCTTGACCCCAGCATGGTTCGCGGGGTCAGCAGCAGCGCGCCGGTGCTCGACCAGGTGCCATTGGTGCTGGTGGGGCGCAAGGGCGAACGCAGCTTCAGCCATGTCGAGCAACTGTCCGGGCGTACGGTGGCGCTGACCAGCGCCAGCGCCGCCGGCCCGCTGATCCAGCAGTTGAACCAGCAGCTGGCACTGCGCAAACGTGCGCCGATCAAGGTGGAATGGGTCGATGCGACCCTGGCGGTGGAGGACGTGCTGGAGATGGTCCAGGCTGGCATTTATCACCTGACCGTGATCGAGCAACCCATTGCCCGACGCTGGGCCCGGGTGATGCCGCGTCTGCGCCTGGACAGCCGTGTACAGCTGGGCCCGCCGCAAGCCATGCGTTGGTATGTCGGGCGCGATGCGCCACAGTTGCTGGCCACGGTCGACCGCTTTTTGCAAGGCTACCGCGCACCGGACAACCAGGATGCCGCGTTCGAGCGCATCTACCGGCGCCAGTACCGGGTGCATAACCCATTGGCCAGCAAGGACCGCCAGCGCCTGAACGCGTTGCGGCCGGTGCTGCAGAAACACGCTGAGGCGCAGCAGATCGACTGGCTCAACCTGGCCGCGCTGGCTTTCAAGGAATCGACGCTCAACCCGACGGCGCGCGGCACCGGCGGCGCCCATGGCTTGATGCAGATCACCCCCTCGGCAGCGCAGCGCGTGGGGGTGAGCAATACCGCCACGGTGGATGGCAATGTCCAGGCCAGCGCCCGTTACCTGGCGCTGATCCGGCGCAAGTTCTTTGCCAGCGCCAGGATCAATGAGCGTGAGCGCATGGCGTTCGTGCTGGCGGCCTACAACCTCGGCCCGGAACGGGTCCAGGCCATGCGCGCCGAAGCGCGACGGCGTGGGCTGAACGGCAACCAGTGGTTCTTCCAGACTGAACGTATCGCCATGGAGCAGGTGGGCATGGGGCCGGTCAATTTCGTCAACAGCGTGAACAAGTACTTTGTGGCCTTCAATCGCGAGCGTGCCGGGCTGGAGCGTGTGGCGAAGCGCTGA
- a CDS encoding TatD family hydrolase yields the protein MQLIDIGVNLTNSSFHDQQAAIVERALEAGVTQMVLTGTSLTVSEQALELCQQLDSSGAHLFATAGVHPHDAKTWDAGSEHRLRQLLAEPRVRAVGECGLDFNRDFSPRPLQEKALEAQLALAAELRLPVFLHERDASERLLAILKDYRDHLTGAVVHCFTGEREALFAYLDMDLHIGITGWICDERRGTHLHPLVGSIAEGRLMLESDAPYLLPRSLRPKPKNGRNEPAFLPEVLREVALHRGEAAERTAAHTTATARAFFQIQG from the coding sequence ATGCAACTGATCGATATCGGCGTCAACCTGACCAACAGCAGTTTTCACGACCAGCAGGCAGCCATCGTCGAGCGTGCGCTTGAAGCCGGCGTTACCCAGATGGTGCTGACAGGCACCAGCCTGACGGTCAGCGAGCAGGCGCTGGAACTCTGCCAGCAGCTGGATTCGAGCGGTGCGCACCTGTTCGCCACGGCGGGTGTTCATCCGCATGATGCCAAGACCTGGGATGCAGGCAGCGAGCACCGCTTGCGCCAGCTGCTGGCTGAACCGCGCGTACGCGCGGTGGGTGAATGTGGCCTGGATTTCAACCGCGACTTCTCCCCTCGCCCGCTGCAGGAAAAAGCCCTGGAAGCCCAACTGGCCCTGGCCGCCGAGCTGCGCCTGCCGGTGTTCCTGCATGAGCGCGATGCCAGCGAACGTCTGCTGGCGATTCTCAAGGACTACCGTGACCACCTGACTGGCGCGGTAGTGCACTGTTTCACTGGCGAACGCGAGGCGCTGTTCGCCTACCTGGACATGGACCTGCACATCGGTATTACCGGCTGGATCTGCGACGAGCGCCGCGGAACCCACCTGCATCCGCTGGTGGGCAGCATCGCCGAGGGCCGTTTGATGCTGGAGAGCGATGCGCCTTACCTGCTGCCGCGCAGCCTGCGCCCCAAGCCGAAGAACGGGCGCAACGAGCCGGCGTTCCTGCCAGAGGTGCTGCGCGAAGTCGCCTTGCATCGAGGGGAAGCAGCCGAGCGTACGGCGGCACATACCACGGCGACGGCGCGGGCGTTTTTCCAGATCCAGGGCTGA
- a CDS encoding methyl-accepting chemotaxis protein — protein MGAWLSNVSLKYKFWAVNAVAFVTTLLLVLYAVHLEQRARAEAAQAQAAAQAQLLAGWPAGQPLPHPANVISWSAGQTPTFAGQPLDSLRNAQGWVELPSAWLLGDNPLRGAQVLRRGDQQVAVLAQSPSLRQVFFDRFSNYAVCVLILMLAMLGASQLLIRFLLSQLNTLKDVMLHVEKTGDLAARVPLACGDEVGQMAGAFNAMQATYHRVVSTVAHTAAQLDSGAARLAASMSDVRHGMLGQQSETDQAATAINEMSATVHHIAQHAGATRDLSQTADTLAGSGQEVVSRVQDSISGLSSGVQQTAEMIRQLAEDSQKINGVVSVIHSIAEQTNLLALNAAIEAARAGDLGRGFAVVADEVRNLAKRVQTSTDEITTMVSALQSGTRDAVEFMQESSYKADDCVRQAREAGEALAEITGAVAQMRESNTQIAVAAEQQSQVAEEMNRAVVSIRDVTEQTVQQTVGSATTSSELATLAGELNKAIGQLKL, from the coding sequence ATGGGTGCCTGGCTTAGCAATGTTTCCTTGAAGTACAAGTTCTGGGCCGTCAACGCGGTGGCCTTTGTCACGACCCTGCTGCTGGTGCTCTATGCCGTGCACCTCGAGCAGCGTGCCCGCGCCGAAGCAGCGCAGGCCCAGGCCGCTGCCCAAGCGCAACTGCTGGCCGGCTGGCCAGCGGGGCAGCCGCTGCCGCACCCGGCCAACGTCATCAGCTGGTCGGCCGGACAAACACCTACCTTTGCCGGCCAGCCCCTCGATAGCCTGCGCAACGCCCAGGGCTGGGTCGAACTGCCAAGCGCCTGGCTTCTCGGCGACAACCCGTTGCGCGGCGCGCAGGTGTTGCGTCGCGGCGATCAACAAGTGGCGGTACTGGCCCAGTCGCCAAGCCTGCGCCAGGTATTCTTCGACCGTTTCAGCAATTACGCGGTGTGTGTGCTGATCCTGATGCTGGCCATGCTGGGTGCTTCGCAACTGCTGATCCGCTTCCTGCTCAGCCAGCTCAACACCCTCAAGGACGTCATGCTGCACGTGGAAAAAACTGGCGACCTGGCAGCCCGCGTACCATTGGCCTGTGGCGACGAGGTCGGCCAGATGGCCGGAGCGTTCAATGCCATGCAGGCGACCTATCACCGGGTGGTCAGCACCGTCGCCCACACCGCCGCTCAGCTGGACTCCGGTGCCGCGCGCCTGGCAGCGAGCATGAGCGATGTGCGCCACGGCATGCTCGGCCAGCAGAGCGAGACCGACCAGGCCGCTACCGCCATCAACGAAATGTCGGCAACGGTGCACCACATCGCCCAGCATGCCGGCGCCACCCGTGACCTGTCACAAACAGCCGATACCCTGGCCGGTAGCGGCCAGGAGGTGGTCAGCCGGGTGCAGGACTCGATCTCCGGCTTGTCCAGCGGCGTGCAGCAGACCGCCGAGATGATCCGTCAGCTCGCCGAGGACAGCCAGAAGATCAACGGTGTGGTCAGTGTGATCCACAGCATCGCCGAGCAAACCAACCTGCTGGCACTCAACGCCGCCATCGAAGCAGCGCGCGCCGGCGACCTCGGGCGTGGTTTTGCCGTGGTGGCCGATGAAGTGCGCAACCTGGCCAAGCGCGTGCAAACCTCGACCGACGAGATCACCACCATGGTCTCGGCCCTGCAGTCGGGCACTCGTGATGCGGTGGAGTTCATGCAAGAGAGCTCGTACAAAGCCGACGACTGTGTCAGGCAGGCCCGGGAGGCCGGTGAAGCACTGGCCGAAATTACCGGTGCCGTGGCGCAGATGCGTGAAAGCAACACCCAGATTGCCGTGGCCGCCGAGCAGCAAAGCCAGGTGGCAGAAGAAATGAACCGTGCCGTGGTGAGCATCCGCGATGTCACCGAGCAGACCGTGCAGCAGACTGTCGGCTCGGCGACCACCAGCAGCGAACTGGCGACGCTGGCCGGCGAGCTGAACAAGGCCATTGGCCAGCTCAAGCTATAG
- a CDS encoding Mpo1-like protein produces the protein MSKRLPNLPAWQWRGYHHNHRHPTNLVLHLIAVPLFILGALLILSGLFSLDLGQIAVGIIALIAGLGLQRQGHRLEAEQPEPFANRKDAVQRLLTEQFITFPRFVLSGAWWKAWRERHKHRQ, from the coding sequence ATGAGCAAACGCCTGCCCAACCTGCCCGCCTGGCAATGGCGCGGCTACCACCATAACCACCGCCACCCGACCAACTTGGTGCTGCACCTGATCGCCGTGCCGTTGTTCATTCTTGGCGCGCTGCTGATCCTGTCCGGGCTGTTCAGCCTGGACCTTGGGCAAATCGCCGTTGGCATCATCGCCCTGATCGCCGGCCTGGGCCTGCAACGCCAGGGCCATCGCCTGGAGGCAGAACAGCCAGAGCCGTTCGCCAACCGCAAGGACGCCGTGCAACGCCTGCTCACCGAGCAGTTCATCACCTTTCCGCGCTTCGTGCTGAGCGGCGCCTGGTGGAAGGCCTGGCGGGAACGCCACAAACACCGTCAGTGA
- a CDS encoding acyl-CoA thioesterase, whose translation MNFKQLLDAVRASPDALSIPPSWAQGRAVFGGLMAALVYETMRQKITDGRPVRSLAISFVAPAAADVPIRFEVEVLREGKAVSTLLGRAVQEGQVVTLVQGNFGAGRPSVVDVPALPAMDMKALEQAAPELPHIKGITPDFMQHVALRWAVGGLPFSGNPSRHMGGWVRLRGLAEEPVSEAHLLALVDAWPPSLMPFLKQPAAGSTLTWTIEFVQPTPRLSTLDWCRYCVETEYARDGYGHAAAALWTAQGELLALSRQTVTVFA comes from the coding sequence ATGAATTTCAAGCAATTGCTCGACGCCGTGCGGGCCAGCCCCGATGCGCTCAGTATCCCGCCCAGTTGGGCTCAGGGCCGCGCCGTCTTTGGCGGGCTGATGGCAGCGTTGGTGTACGAAACCATGCGCCAGAAGATCACCGATGGCCGCCCGGTACGTTCGTTGGCTATCAGCTTTGTCGCACCGGCAGCGGCGGATGTGCCGATTCGCTTCGAGGTCGAGGTGCTGCGTGAAGGCAAGGCGGTCAGCACCTTGCTGGGCCGTGCCGTTCAGGAAGGCCAGGTGGTGACCCTGGTGCAGGGCAACTTTGGTGCAGGGCGGCCGTCTGTGGTGGATGTGCCGGCGTTGCCGGCCATGGACATGAAGGCGCTCGAACAGGCGGCCCCCGAGTTGCCGCATATCAAAGGCATCACTCCGGACTTCATGCAGCACGTGGCCTTGCGCTGGGCGGTCGGTGGCCTTCCGTTCAGTGGCAACCCGTCGCGCCATATGGGGGGCTGGGTGCGCTTGCGCGGGCTTGCTGAAGAGCCAGTCAGCGAGGCGCACCTGCTGGCGTTGGTCGACGCCTGGCCGCCAAGCCTGATGCCGTTCCTCAAGCAGCCCGCTGCGGGTAGTACCCTGACCTGGACCATTGAATTCGTCCAGCCCACGCCACGGTTGTCGACCCTCGACTGGTGCCGCTACTGCGTGGAAACCGAATATGCGCGCGACGGGTACGGGCATGCCGCCGCTGCCCTGTGGACGGCGCAGGGCGAGTTGCTGGCCTTGAGCCGGCAGACTGTGACGGTGTTCGCCTAG